From Chloroflexota bacterium, the proteins below share one genomic window:
- a CDS encoding acetyl-CoA synthetase, which translates to MTKNEIFKQARKENRAHLTEIESKELLKEAGIPVVESKLARTKTEAVSLSKKMGFPVVLKIVSPDVIHKSDSGGVKLGLANTAQVGKAYSEIVSAIKKHYPKAKIEGVSVQKMARPGVEVIIGMTKDAQFGPVLMFGLGGILVEVLKDVSFRIVPLVKRDAHEMIKEIKGYPLLEGYRGQEPADVPFLEDLMLKVSDFVDKNPEIKELDLNPIFAYKNRAVAVDARVILEPAS; encoded by the coding sequence ATGACCAAAAACGAGATATTCAAGCAAGCCAGGAAAGAGAACAGGGCACATTTAACTGAGATTGAGTCCAAAGAGCTTCTGAAAGAGGCTGGAATACCTGTCGTCGAATCGAAACTGGCTCGGACAAAGACAGAAGCGGTTTCCCTGAGTAAGAAGATGGGGTTTCCGGTGGTGCTAAAAATAGTCTCGCCCGATGTCATTCATAAGAGCGATTCTGGTGGTGTTAAACTAGGCCTAGCCAACACAGCCCAGGTAGGCAAAGCTTATAGTGAAATTGTCTCTGCGATTAAGAAACACTACCCAAAAGCGAAAATAGAGGGTGTATCGGTGCAGAAAATGGCTCGTCCCGGAGTGGAAGTTATTATCGGCATGACCAAAGATGCGCAATTCGGGCCGGTATTGATGTTTGGTCTGGGAGGGATACTGGTTGAGGTACTGAAAGATGTTTCCTTCAGGATAGTTCCGCTGGTCAAGAGGGATGCCCATGAGATGATAAAGGAGATAAAAGGTTATCCTCTGCTTGAAGGTTATAGGGGGCAGGAGCCGGCTGACGTCCCATTCCTGGAAGACTTAATGTTGAAGGTTTCTGACTTCGTTGATAAGAACCCGGAAATAAAGGAACTCGATCTTAACCCTATTTTCGCTTATAAGAACAGGGCAGTGGCGGTTGATGCCAGGGTGATTCTAGAACCCGCTTCGTAA
- the budA gene encoding acetolactate decarboxylase: MEGIIKKVYLLLVLALLILTTCASGCLSSTRDRDVLFQTSMFSALSEGDYDGDLIYKELKKHGDFGIGTFDDLDGEMIALGSEFYQIKADGKAYPVEDSMETPFAIVTFFEPDKAVSLDNVSGHEQLKQYLDGMLPTRNIFYAIKIEGDFEYIKARSVAAQSKPYPPLDEALKGQTMFEFHDVTGTLVGFWCPTYVDEINVPGYHFHFITADRKNGGHLLECKIKSAQAEIDYTSEFYMALP, translated from the coding sequence ATGGAGGGAATTATAAAGAAAGTCTATTTGCTACTGGTGCTGGCTCTATTAATTTTAACCACATGTGCGTCAGGCTGCTTAAGCTCAACAAGAGATAGAGACGTCCTGTTCCAAACTTCAATGTTCAGCGCACTTTCAGAAGGTGACTACGATGGAGACTTAATATACAAGGAACTGAAGAAACATGGTGATTTTGGGATAGGCACTTTTGACGACCTTGATGGAGAGATGATTGCCCTGGGGAGCGAATTCTATCAAATTAAAGCAGATGGCAAAGCTTATCCTGTAGAGGATTCGATGGAGACGCCATTTGCGATTGTAACGTTCTTTGAGCCAGATAAAGCTGTTTCTTTGGATAATGTATCAGGCCATGAGCAATTAAAGCAGTATCTTGATGGCATGTTGCCAACCAGAAATATCTTTTACGCAATCAAAATAGAGGGGGATTTCGAATATATCAAGGCAAGAAGTGTTGCTGCGCAAAGCAAACCGTATCCCCCCCTTGATGAAGCCTTGAAGGGACAGACGATGTTTGAATTTCATGATGTGACTGGTACTCTAGTAGGATTCTGGTGTCCGACCTATGTGGACGAAATAAACGTGCCCGGTTATCACTTCCACTTTATAACTGCCGACAGGAAAAATGGTGGTCATCTTCTTGAATGCAAAATAAAAAGCGCCCAAGCTGAAATTGATTATACCTCAGAGTTCTACATGGCATTGCCCTGA